Proteins co-encoded in one Ralstonia sp. RRA genomic window:
- a CDS encoding 2-hydroxyacid dehydrogenase codes for MRILFFSSHRYDEDSFRAAQARGGHGFDLVFQRAHLDAHTAPLAAGFEVVCPFVNDCLNADVLAALAAAGTRLIALRSAGFNHVDLAAAQRLGLTVVRVPAYSPYAVAEHAVGMILTLNRRLHRACNRTREGDFSLDGLLGFDLHGKTVGVVGTGQIGQVFARIMAGFGCRVLAFDPFPQASLVALGVRYVPLPELLAQSDIVSLHCPLNADTHHLIDASALANMKTGAMLINTSRGGLVDSPALIDALKTGQLGHLGLDVYEEEADLFFEDRSADVLQDDVFARLLTFPNVIVTAHQAFFTREALAGIADTTLANVAAWAAGAPVNVVKA; via the coding sequence ATGCGCATCCTCTTCTTCAGCAGCCACCGTTACGACGAAGACAGCTTCCGCGCCGCCCAGGCGCGCGGCGGCCACGGCTTCGACCTGGTGTTCCAGCGCGCGCACCTCGACGCGCACACCGCGCCGCTCGCAGCCGGCTTTGAGGTGGTGTGCCCGTTCGTCAACGATTGTCTGAACGCCGATGTGCTGGCCGCGCTCGCCGCCGCCGGTACACGGCTGATCGCCCTGCGCTCGGCAGGCTTCAACCACGTCGATCTGGCCGCTGCGCAGCGCCTCGGGCTGACGGTGGTGCGCGTGCCGGCGTATTCACCGTACGCGGTGGCCGAGCATGCGGTCGGCATGATCCTCACGCTCAACCGGCGCCTGCACCGCGCCTGCAACCGCACGCGCGAGGGCGATTTTTCGCTGGATGGGCTGCTGGGCTTCGACCTGCACGGCAAGACAGTCGGCGTGGTCGGTACCGGGCAGATCGGGCAGGTGTTCGCGCGCATCATGGCGGGCTTCGGCTGCCGGGTGCTGGCGTTTGACCCGTTTCCGCAGGCTTCGCTGGTGGCACTGGGCGTGCGCTACGTACCGCTGCCCGAGTTGCTGGCTCAATCCGACATCGTCAGTCTGCACTGTCCGCTCAACGCCGATACGCACCACTTGATCGACGCCAGCGCGCTCGCGAACATGAAGACGGGCGCCATGCTCATCAACACCAGCCGCGGCGGCCTGGTCGATAGCCCAGCCCTGATCGACGCGCTCAAGACCGGCCAGCTCGGCCACCTGGGCCTGGACGTGTATGAGGAAGAAGCGGACCTCTTCTTCGAAGACCGCTCCGCCGACGTGCTGCAAGACGATGTGTTCGCGCGGCTGCTGACGTTTCCCAACGTCATCGTCACTGCGCACCAGGCATTCTTCACGCGCGAGGCGCTGGCAGGCATTGCCGACACCACACTCGCCAACGTGGCGGCGTGGGCGGCCGGTGCGCCCGTCAACGTCGTCAAGGCTTAG
- a CDS encoding indolepyruvate ferredoxin oxidoreductase family protein: MNAPLNDALRRALETVSLDDKYTLERGRIYISGTQALVRLPMLQQERDRAAGLNTAGFISGYRGSPLGALDQALWKAKKHLAGHNIVFQAGLNEDLAATAVWGSQQVNLYPNAKFSGVFGMWYGKGPGVDRTIDVFKHANSAGSSAHGGVLVLAGDDHACKSSTLAHQSEHVFKAAGIPVLYPSNVQEYLDYGLHGWAMSRYSGLWVSMKCVTDVVESSASVDVDPHRAEIILPEDFIMPQGGLNIRWPDPPLVQEARLLDYKWYAGLSYVRANKLDRVVMDSPQARFGIMTAGKAYLDVRQALVDLGLDEETCRRIGIRLYKVGCVWPLEAHGARAFAEGLQEILVVEEKRQILEYQLKEELYNYRDDVRPRVYGKFDERDNAGGEWSVPMANWLLPAHYELSPALIARAIATRLEKFELPSDVRARIASRIAIIDAKEKALAKPRITAERKPWFCSGCPHNTSTNVPEGSRALAGIGCHYMTVWMDRRTDTFSQMGGEGVAWIGQMPFSGDQHVFANLGDGTYYHSGLLAIRASIAAKVNITYKILYNDAVAMTGGQPVDGPLSVPQIAAQVHAEGTSRIVIVTDEPEKYNAAIKLPEGVTVHHRDRLDAIQRELREVQGTSVLIYDQTCATEKRRRRKRGTMVDPARRAFINDAVCEGCGDCSVKSNCLSVEPLETELGTKRKINQSSCNKDFSCVNGFCPSFVTAEGAQVRKPESRGIGMDSLPLLPHPELPAIQRAYGVLVTGVGGTGVVTIGGLLGMAAHIEGKGVTVLDMAGLAQKGGAVLSHVQIGERPDSIHATRIAMGEADLVIGCDAIVSASDEVLSKVQHGQTRAIINSTASPTADFIKNPNWRFPGSSAEADIRAAVGDACAFEDANTLAVRLLGDAIFTNPLVLGFAWQKGWIPLTYDALIRAIELNGVAVEKNKTAFEWGRHLAQDRDAVLKLADGAPRAKADVIALPSLDTLIARRVDLLTAYQNAAYAAEFRSVVERVRAAETAVVGAGQTLALTEAVVRNLSKLMAYKDEYEVARLYTDPAFLDKLRAQFEGEPGRDYQLNFWLAPPMTAKRDEKGHLVKQRFGPNTMRIFKVLAKLKGLRGTAFDVFGKTEERRTERALIGEYRALVDELVKGLNAQKLAQAVELARLPEDIRGFGHVKEANLAATRIRWNKLLAQLRDPAAAQRAA; this comes from the coding sequence ATGAATGCCCCTCTGAACGACGCGCTACGCCGCGCGCTCGAAACCGTTTCCCTGGACGACAAATACACGCTCGAGCGTGGTCGCATCTACATCAGCGGCACGCAGGCACTGGTGCGTCTGCCGATGCTGCAGCAGGAGCGCGACCGCGCCGCTGGGCTCAATACGGCAGGCTTCATTTCCGGCTACCGCGGCTCGCCGCTGGGCGCGCTGGACCAGGCCTTGTGGAAGGCCAAGAAGCACTTGGCCGGGCACAACATCGTCTTCCAGGCGGGGCTCAATGAAGACCTGGCCGCCACGGCGGTCTGGGGCTCGCAGCAGGTGAATCTGTATCCGAACGCCAAGTTCAGTGGCGTGTTCGGCATGTGGTACGGCAAGGGTCCGGGTGTGGACCGCACGATCGACGTGTTCAAGCATGCCAACTCGGCCGGCTCGTCGGCGCATGGCGGGGTGCTGGTACTGGCCGGTGACGACCATGCCTGCAAATCCTCGACGCTGGCGCACCAGTCGGAGCACGTCTTCAAGGCGGCCGGCATTCCGGTGCTGTATCCGTCCAACGTGCAGGAGTACCTCGACTACGGCCTGCACGGCTGGGCGATGAGCCGCTACTCCGGCCTGTGGGTATCGATGAAGTGCGTGACGGACGTGGTGGAATCGTCGGCTTCGGTCGATGTCGACCCGCACCGCGCCGAGATCATCCTGCCGGAAGATTTCATCATGCCGCAGGGTGGCCTGAACATCCGCTGGCCTGATCCGCCGCTGGTGCAGGAAGCGCGTCTGCTCGATTACAAGTGGTACGCCGGTCTGTCTTACGTGCGTGCCAACAAGCTCGACCGCGTGGTGATGGATTCGCCGCAGGCGCGCTTCGGCATCATGACCGCCGGCAAGGCGTACCTGGACGTGCGCCAGGCGCTGGTCGACCTCGGGCTGGATGAGGAAACCTGCCGCCGCATCGGCATCCGCCTGTACAAGGTCGGTTGCGTGTGGCCACTCGAAGCGCACGGCGCGCGCGCGTTTGCCGAAGGGCTGCAAGAGATCCTGGTGGTGGAAGAGAAGCGCCAGATCCTCGAATACCAACTCAAGGAAGAGCTGTACAACTACCGCGACGACGTGCGCCCGCGCGTGTACGGCAAGTTCGACGAGCGCGACAACGCCGGCGGCGAATGGTCGGTGCCGATGGCCAACTGGCTGCTGCCGGCGCACTACGAGTTGTCGCCCGCGCTGATCGCCCGCGCCATCGCCACGCGGCTGGAGAAGTTCGAGCTGCCGTCGGACGTGCGCGCACGCATTGCCTCGCGCATCGCCATCATCGACGCCAAAGAGAAGGCCCTCGCAAAGCCGCGCATCACTGCGGAACGCAAGCCGTGGTTCTGCTCGGGCTGCCCGCACAACACGTCGACCAACGTGCCGGAAGGCTCGCGCGCGCTGGCCGGCATCGGCTGCCACTACATGACCGTGTGGATGGACCGCCGCACCGACACCTTCAGCCAGATGGGCGGCGAAGGCGTGGCGTGGATCGGCCAGATGCCGTTCTCGGGCGACCAGCACGTGTTCGCCAACCTGGGCGACGGCACGTACTACCACTCGGGCCTGCTGGCGATTCGCGCCTCCATCGCGGCCAAGGTGAACATCACCTACAAGATCCTCTACAACGATGCGGTGGCCATGACCGGCGGCCAACCGGTGGATGGCCCGCTGTCGGTGCCGCAGATTGCCGCGCAGGTGCATGCCGAAGGCACGTCGCGCATCGTGATCGTCACGGACGAGCCGGAGAAGTACAACGCGGCGATCAAGCTGCCCGAAGGCGTGACCGTGCATCACCGCGATCGCCTGGATGCGATTCAGCGCGAGCTGCGCGAGGTGCAAGGCACCAGCGTGCTGATCTACGACCAGACCTGCGCGACGGAAAAACGCCGCCGCCGCAAGCGCGGCACGATGGTCGACCCGGCACGCCGCGCGTTCATCAACGACGCCGTGTGCGAAGGCTGCGGCGATTGCTCGGTCAAGTCGAATTGCTTATCCGTCGAGCCGCTGGAAACGGAGCTGGGTACCAAGCGCAAGATCAACCAGTCGTCGTGCAACAAGGATTTCTCGTGCGTGAACGGCTTCTGCCCGAGCTTTGTGACGGCCGAAGGCGCGCAGGTGCGCAAGCCGGAATCGCGTGGCATCGGCATGGACAGCCTGCCGCTGCTGCCGCACCCTGAACTCCCTGCCATCCAGCGCGCCTACGGCGTACTGGTGACCGGCGTGGGCGGCACGGGCGTGGTGACCATCGGCGGCCTGCTCGGCATGGCTGCGCACATCGAAGGCAAGGGTGTGACTGTGCTGGACATGGCGGGCCTGGCGCAGAAGGGCGGCGCGGTGCTCTCGCATGTGCAGATCGGCGAGCGTCCGGACAGCATCCACGCCACGCGCATCGCCATGGGCGAGGCAGACCTAGTGATCGGCTGCGATGCGATCGTCTCGGCGTCGGATGAAGTGCTGTCGAAGGTGCAGCACGGCCAGACGCGCGCCATCATCAACAGCACGGCCTCCCCCACCGCCGACTTCATCAAGAACCCGAACTGGCGCTTCCCGGGCAGCTCGGCCGAGGCGGACATCCGCGCAGCCGTGGGCGATGCCTGCGCGTTTGAAGACGCCAACACGCTGGCCGTGCGCCTGCTGGGCGACGCGATCTTCACCAACCCGCTGGTGCTGGGCTTTGCGTGGCAGAAGGGCTGGATTCCGCTGACGTACGACGCGCTCATCCGCGCGATCGAACTCAATGGCGTGGCGGTCGAGAAGAACAAGACCGCATTCGAATGGGGCCGCCACCTCGCGCAAGATCGCGATGCCGTGCTCAAGCTGGCCGATGGCGCGCCGCGTGCCAAGGCGGATGTCATCGCCCTGCCCTCGCTGGACACGCTGATCGCCCGTCGTGTTGATCTGCTGACCGCGTACCAGAACGCTGCGTACGCTGCCGAGTTCCGCTCGGTGGTCGAGCGTGTGCGTGCTGCGGAAACGGCGGTGGTTGGTGCCGGCCAAACGCTGGCACTGACCGAAGCCGTGGTGCGCAATCTGTCGAAGCTGATGGCGTACAAGGACGAATACGAAGTCGCCCGCCTGTACACCGATCCGGCCTTCCTCGACAAACTGCGCGCCCAGTTCGAAGGCGAGCCCGGCCGCGACTACCAGCTCAACTTCTGGCTCGCGCCGCCCATGACGGCCAAGCGCGACGAGAAGGGTCATCTGGTGAAGCAGCGCTTCGGCCCGAACACGATGCGCATCTTCAAGGTGCTGGCCAAGCTCAAGGGCCTGCGCGGCACGGCGTTCGATGTGTTCGGCAAGACCGAAGAGCGTCGCACCGAGCGCGCGCTGATCGGCGAATACCGTGCGCTGGTCGATGAACTGGTGAAGGGTCTGAACGCGCAGAAGCTGGCGCAGGCGGTGGAGCTGGCGCGCCTGCCGGAAGACATCCGCGGCTTCGGCCATGTGAAGGAGGCCAACCTGGCTGCCACACGCATCCGCTGGAACAAGCTGCTGGCGCAGTTGCGTGATCCGGCGGCGGCGCAACGCGCGGCTTGA
- a CDS encoding Crp/Fnr family transcriptional regulator, giving the protein MPAEASHAAPAPTPTPAQLAQGWLRDAPAELLAEIAPAARLITYPDGECIHPHGGPAQGMFLIVRGRVRISRTTDGGSELVYGVLRVGEWFGEIALIDGGGRTHSAHAQGPTTLILLGSAAFARVVAAYPAGMWALMQQLCQRIRLIFDEFEHASEMPADARLAQRLLQLARAGDGRTVAASNEELGRMLARSRQTISKYLQAWQRAGWIRCQYRAVEIVDATALRVLAGSH; this is encoded by the coding sequence ATGCCTGCCGAAGCATCCCACGCCGCCCCTGCTCCAACGCCAACGCCAGCGCAGCTCGCGCAGGGCTGGTTGCGTGACGCGCCGGCCGAACTGCTGGCAGAGATCGCGCCTGCCGCACGTCTGATCACCTACCCTGACGGCGAATGCATCCACCCCCACGGCGGCCCTGCGCAGGGCATGTTCCTGATCGTGCGCGGCCGCGTACGCATCAGCCGGACGACCGATGGCGGCAGCGAACTCGTCTACGGCGTGCTGCGCGTGGGCGAGTGGTTTGGGGAAATCGCCCTCATTGACGGCGGCGGCCGTACGCACAGCGCGCATGCCCAGGGGCCGACCACGCTCATCCTGCTGGGCAGTGCCGCGTTTGCGCGCGTGGTGGCGGCCTATCCGGCCGGCATGTGGGCGCTGATGCAGCAGCTCTGCCAGCGCATCCGCCTGATCTTCGACGAGTTCGAACACGCCAGCGAAATGCCCGCCGATGCGCGCCTCGCCCAGCGCCTGCTGCAGCTTGCGCGGGCGGGCGATGGCCGTACCGTGGCCGCCAGCAATGAAGAACTGGGCCGCATGCTGGCACGCTCGCGGCAGACCATCTCCAAGTACCTGCAGGCGTGGCAGCGCGCGGGGTGGATCCGCTGCCAATATCGGGCGGTGGAGATCGTCGATGCGACAGCGCTGCGTGTACTCGCCGGCAGCCACTAG
- the adhP gene encoding alcohol dehydrogenase AdhP, producing the protein MAQTMKAAVVHAFGEPLRIEEVPIPTPGRGQILVKIAASGVCHTDLHAADGDWPVKPRLPFIPGHEGVGFVAAVGEGVTAVKEGDRVGVPWLYTACGHCEHCLSGWETLCHEQQNTGYSVNGGYAEYVLADPNYVGHLPAQVSFEEIAPILCAGVTVYKGIRMTDTRPGQWIAISGIGGLGHVAVQYAIAMGLHVVAVDVAPDKLALARELGAKLVVDAAQQDPAAVIQKEIGGVHGVLVTAVSRSAFAQALGMVRRGGTISLNGLPPGDFPLPIFSTVLNGITVRGSIVGTRRDLQESLQFAAEGLVRAHIHRDKLDNINQVFADLKAGKVDGRIVLTL; encoded by the coding sequence ATGGCCCAAACCATGAAAGCCGCGGTTGTCCACGCGTTTGGTGAACCGCTGCGCATTGAGGAAGTGCCGATCCCAACACCCGGGCGCGGACAGATTCTCGTCAAGATCGCCGCCTCGGGCGTCTGCCATACCGATCTGCACGCCGCCGATGGCGACTGGCCCGTCAAACCGCGCCTGCCGTTCATCCCCGGGCATGAGGGCGTTGGCTTCGTGGCGGCGGTGGGCGAAGGCGTGACGGCCGTGAAGGAAGGCGACCGCGTGGGCGTGCCCTGGCTCTACACCGCCTGCGGCCACTGCGAGCACTGCCTCTCCGGCTGGGAGACCCTCTGTCACGAACAGCAGAACACCGGCTACTCCGTCAACGGCGGCTATGCCGAATATGTGCTGGCCGATCCGAACTATGTCGGCCATCTGCCCGCACAGGTGAGTTTTGAAGAGATCGCGCCCATCCTGTGCGCGGGTGTGACGGTCTACAAGGGCATCCGTATGACGGACACGCGGCCCGGCCAGTGGATTGCCATCTCCGGCATCGGCGGGCTGGGGCACGTGGCGGTGCAGTATGCGATTGCCATGGGCCTGCATGTGGTGGCGGTGGACGTTGCGCCCGACAAGCTGGCGCTGGCGCGCGAGCTGGGGGCCAAACTGGTCGTCGATGCCGCCCAGCAGGACCCGGCGGCCGTCATCCAGAAAGAGATCGGGGGCGTGCATGGCGTGCTGGTGACGGCGGTCTCGCGCAGCGCGTTCGCGCAGGCGCTGGGCATGGTGCGGCGTGGCGGCACGATCTCGCTCAACGGGCTGCCGCCGGGGGATTTTCCGCTGCCGATTTTCTCTACGGTGCTCAATGGCATTACGGTGCGCGGCTCCATCGTCGGCACGCGGCGTGACTTGCAGGAGTCTTTGCAGTTTGCCGCGGAGGGGTTGGTACGCGCGCACATCCACCGCGACAAGCTCGACAACATCAACCAGGTCTTCGCCGATCTGAAAGCCGGCAAGGTGGATGGCCGCATCGTGCTGACGCTCTGA
- a CDS encoding N-acetyltransferase, with protein sequence MSTVLTLPMPPPVLPTLASMVQSLCRRLAPLGLRTDVDFNNEDIERELDALYERMQTPGTPLHGMTLDDDTLPGFRIHTREADGETYVYVEDVAARRLAGYTVFNRLIELDKRADRYLRAPHSKYALAYQRRGLASTVFRRALDGGMCLMSGARQSVGVHGVYQSLARHYPSGYVEVRDKRMRYLGDQVDDVVLEALHTRRVLLGAGWSLDKLAAATRMVV encoded by the coding sequence ATGAGTACCGTGCTGACCCTGCCCATGCCGCCACCGGTCTTGCCGACGTTGGCATCCATGGTGCAATCGTTGTGTCGGCGGCTGGCGCCGCTCGGCCTGCGCACCGACGTCGACTTCAACAACGAAGACATCGAGCGCGAACTCGACGCGCTGTATGAACGCATGCAAACGCCCGGCACGCCGCTGCATGGCATGACGTTGGACGACGACACCTTGCCGGGCTTCCGCATTCACACGCGCGAGGCCGACGGCGAAACCTATGTCTATGTCGAAGACGTTGCGGCGCGGCGCCTGGCGGGCTACACGGTCTTCAATCGCTTGATTGAGCTGGACAAGCGCGCGGATCGCTATCTGCGTGCGCCGCATTCGAAGTACGCGCTGGCGTACCAGCGGCGCGGGTTGGCCTCGACCGTCTTCCGGCGCGCGCTTGACGGTGGGATGTGTCTGATGAGCGGCGCGCGTCAGTCCGTGGGGGTGCATGGGGTGTACCAGTCGCTCGCCAGACACTACCCATCGGGGTATGTGGAGGTGCGCGACAAGCGCATGCGCTACCTGGGTGACCAAGTGGACGATGTCGTGCTGGAGGCCCTGCACACGCGGCGCGTGCTGCTGGGCGCGGGCTGGAGCCTGGACAAACTCGCCGCTGCCACAAGGATGGTCGTCTGA
- a CDS encoding MFS transporter has protein sequence MTPMLSPASPEGQRLVLLLGLAQTVSWGTLYFTFTVFLAPMHDTLGWARPFLAGGFSLGLLVWALCSFWVGRALDRWPARRVMGLGTVLAAGSLLAWSLVSGETAFLLLWLPLGMAMATTLYDPAFVVLRQAFGDAYQRPIIGLTLIAGFSSTICIPLAQWGVEHIGWRHTLQLFALAHLLICLPIHARLRVRPPVHAPAEAAGPTAPAQPSAWRMALRMPVFWAVVLAFVAVALTNTVLGAHLIPLLSEKGEPTSRQLLIAALIGPAQVLGRLAMMRFRLAHPVRIAPATYVAMALALVVLALSSGPLLIVFALVYGAANGINTMLRAIAMPELVSRSQYATLNGLMMTPVLLAQASAPWLGALLWKASGGYAAVEWAMVSAALVALGAFTYGLRHAQARLMRKTPE, from the coding sequence ATGACACCCATGCTCTCGCCGGCCTCACCGGAAGGCCAGCGCCTTGTGTTGCTGCTTGGCCTCGCGCAAACGGTCTCGTGGGGCACGCTCTACTTCACCTTCACCGTCTTTCTTGCGCCGATGCACGACACGCTCGGCTGGGCACGGCCGTTTCTGGCGGGCGGGTTCTCGCTGGGGCTGCTGGTGTGGGCACTGTGCTCGTTCTGGGTCGGGCGCGCGCTGGACCGCTGGCCCGCGCGGCGCGTGATGGGCCTGGGCACGGTGCTGGCCGCGGGCAGCCTGCTGGCGTGGTCGCTCGTCTCCGGTGAAACCGCCTTCCTCCTGCTCTGGCTGCCGCTAGGCATGGCGATGGCCACCACGCTCTACGACCCGGCATTCGTCGTGCTGCGCCAGGCGTTTGGCGATGCCTACCAGCGCCCCATCATCGGCCTCACGCTGATTGCGGGGTTCTCCAGCACGATCTGCATTCCGCTGGCGCAATGGGGCGTGGAGCACATCGGCTGGCGGCACACGCTGCAGCTGTTTGCGCTGGCGCATCTGCTGATCTGCTTGCCCATCCATGCGCGGCTGCGCGTGCGGCCGCCGGTACACGCGCCGGCAGAAGCGGCTGGTCCGACAGCGCCTGCGCAGCCTTCCGCGTGGCGCATGGCGCTGCGCATGCCGGTGTTCTGGGCAGTGGTGCTGGCGTTCGTGGCCGTCGCCCTGACCAACACGGTGCTCGGTGCGCACCTGATTCCGTTGCTTTCCGAGAAAGGGGAGCCGACCAGCCGCCAGTTGCTGATTGCGGCACTCATCGGCCCGGCCCAGGTGCTCGGCCGGCTGGCGATGATGCGGTTTCGCCTGGCGCACCCGGTACGCATCGCCCCGGCGACGTATGTGGCGATGGCGCTCGCGCTTGTGGTGCTGGCACTCTCCAGCGGCCCGCTGCTGATCGTCTTTGCGCTGGTCTACGGTGCGGCCAATGGCATCAACACCATGCTGCGTGCGATCGCCATGCCGGAGCTGGTTTCGCGCAGCCAGTACGCCACGCTCAATGGCCTGATGATGACGCCCGTGCTGCTGGCCCAGGCCAGTGCGCCGTGGTTGGGCGCACTGCTGTGGAAGGCCTCTGGCGGCTATGCGGCGGTCGAGTGGGCGATGGTTTCAGCGGCGCTTGTCGCGCTCGGCGCGTTCACCTACGGGTTGCGGCACGCCCAGGCCCGGCTGATGCGCAAAACACCCGAGTGA
- a CDS encoding HD domain-containing protein, which translates to MTHDTAPRATFSHMEHGTREDWAAISAEFMPYARALPDRVLAHLKLLDGDCGGFPIDRLAHSLQTATLAHRDGRDEEYVVCALLHDIGDTLGSFNHPDIAAAILKPFVSPENLWMVEKHGIFQGYYFFHHLGLDRNLREQYRNQPALFERTAEFCAKYDAAAFMPDYDNLPLSFFEPMVRRVLAKPRNSIYVKEGESELSRPKAETA; encoded by the coding sequence ATGACGCACGACACCGCCCCGCGCGCGACCTTTTCCCACATGGAGCACGGCACGCGCGAGGACTGGGCCGCCATCTCGGCCGAGTTCATGCCCTACGCCCGCGCACTGCCTGACCGCGTGCTCGCGCATCTGAAGCTGCTCGACGGCGATTGCGGCGGCTTCCCGATCGACCGCCTCGCGCACTCGCTGCAGACCGCCACGCTGGCCCACCGCGATGGCCGCGACGAGGAATACGTGGTCTGCGCGCTGCTGCACGACATTGGTGACACGCTGGGCAGCTTCAACCACCCGGACATCGCCGCGGCCATCCTCAAGCCGTTCGTCAGCCCGGAGAACCTGTGGATGGTCGAGAAGCACGGCATCTTCCAGGGCTACTACTTCTTCCACCACCTGGGCCTGGACCGCAACCTGCGCGAGCAATACCGCAACCAGCCCGCGCTGTTCGAGCGTACCGCCGAGTTCTGCGCCAAGTACGACGCTGCCGCCTTCATGCCGGATTACGACAACCTGCCGCTGTCGTTCTTCGAGCCGATGGTGCGCCGTGTGCTGGCCAAGCCGCGCAACTCCATCTACGTGAAGGAAGGCGAAAGCGAGCTCTCCCGGCCGAAAGCCGAGACGGCCTAA
- the sbcB gene encoding exodeoxyribonuclease I, translating to MPVTPTFLWHDYETFGAVPRRDRPAQFAGIRTDAELNEIGEPVELFCQPSNDWLPDPVSCLITGITPQQCAKQGIPEYRFAQAIERELGTPGTIGVGYNTIRFDDEVTRHLFWRNLIDPYAREWQNDCGRWDLLDVVRTTWALRPEGIQWPKHEDGKPSFKLEHLSQANGLVHESAHDAVSDVRATIALARLIRNAQPRLFDFCLALRKKDRVLAEIGDASRPLLHISGMYSVERGCMAVVWPLGWHPTNKNELIVWDLAFDPSELFHMDVATIRERMFTRTADLAEGTTRLPIKSIHINKSPIVISNMKTLQPAQAERWGIDFATIERHAAIAQGAPDMRETWRQVYARELEPIEDVDQNLYGGFVSNDDRRTLNELRTLSGEQLAQLHPDFADARLPELLFHYRARNFPDTLSEEEYEQWEHLRAERLFEGSGGYLTFEAFGERLQQLGAEAAESGDARAQNILQDLYDYAQQIVPG from the coding sequence TTGCCCGTCACCCCAACCTTCCTCTGGCACGACTACGAAACCTTTGGCGCCGTGCCGCGCCGCGACCGCCCGGCGCAGTTCGCGGGCATCCGCACCGATGCCGAACTCAATGAGATCGGCGAGCCGGTCGAATTGTTCTGCCAGCCCTCCAACGACTGGCTGCCGGACCCGGTGTCCTGCCTGATCACCGGCATCACGCCGCAGCAGTGCGCCAAGCAGGGCATTCCGGAGTACCGCTTCGCCCAGGCCATCGAGCGCGAACTGGGTACGCCCGGCACCATCGGCGTCGGCTACAACACGATCCGCTTTGATGACGAGGTCACCCGCCACCTGTTCTGGCGCAACCTGATCGACCCCTATGCGCGCGAGTGGCAGAACGACTGCGGGCGGTGGGATTTGCTCGACGTGGTGCGCACCACCTGGGCGCTGCGCCCCGAAGGCATCCAGTGGCCGAAGCACGAAGACGGCAAGCCGAGCTTCAAGCTGGAGCACCTCTCGCAAGCCAACGGCCTGGTGCATGAATCCGCGCACGATGCGGTGTCCGACGTGCGCGCAACCATTGCGCTGGCGCGCCTGATCCGCAACGCACAGCCGCGCCTGTTCGATTTCTGCCTGGCGCTGCGCAAGAAGGACCGCGTGCTTGCGGAGATTGGTGACGCATCGCGCCCGCTGCTGCATATCTCCGGTATGTACAGCGTGGAACGCGGCTGCATGGCCGTGGTGTGGCCGCTCGGCTGGCACCCGACCAACAAGAACGAACTGATCGTGTGGGACTTGGCGTTTGACCCGTCCGAACTGTTCCACATGGATGTCGCCACGATCCGCGAGCGCATGTTCACGCGGACGGCGGATCTGGCCGAAGGCACCACGCGCCTGCCCATCAAGTCGATTCACATCAACAAGTCGCCCATCGTCATCAGCAACATGAAGACGCTGCAGCCCGCGCAGGCCGAACGCTGGGGCATCGACTTCGCAACGATCGAACGCCATGCCGCCATTGCCCAGGGCGCGCCGGACATGCGCGAAACCTGGCGCCAGGTCTACGCCCGCGAGCTGGAGCCGATTGAAGACGTCGACCAGAACCTCTACGGCGGCTTCGTCAGCAATGACGACCGCCGCACGCTCAACGAACTGCGTACGCTGTCCGGCGAACAGCTCGCGCAACTGCACCCGGACTTCGCCGATGCGCGTCTGCCCGAGCTGCTGTTCCACTACCGCGCACGCAACTTCCCCGACACGCTCTCCGAAGAGGAATACGAGCAGTGGGAGCACTTGCGTGCCGAGCGTTTGTTCGAGGGCAGCGGCGGCTATCTGACCTTCGAGGCCTTTGGCGAGCGGCTCCAGCAGTTGGGGGCCGAAGCCGCTGAAAGTGGCGATGCGCGTGCGCAGAACATCCTGCAAGACCTGTACGACTACGCACAGCAGATCGTGCCAGGCTGA